A region of the Nocardia asteroides genome:
GCGGCGCTGCCCGCCGCGGCGGTGCGCCGGCTCGCCCGCGCGGTGGACAGGCCGGACACGGTGGCGGGGCCGCTGCTCGGACGCGTCGCGCAGGCCGAGGTGTTCCGTCGGTTCCGCATCGACGCGGCCGTGATCACGGTGCTGTACGGCGCGGCGTTCGTCGCCTACGGCAGTCACGGATGGATGTTGCTCGCGGCGCTGGCCGGGCGCGGCGTGATCGTCTCGCTGTCGGACAACGCCTATCACTACGGCACCGATCTCGACGAGCCGCTCGAGGCGCTCGACCTGGAACTGCCCGCGCCACTGGAGGTTCTGGCCCTGAGCTTCAACCTGCATGGGCTGCACCATCGTCACCCGGGCTTGCGCTGGTACGAACTGCGGCCCGTCTTCGACGCCGAGGGCGGCCGGTACGATTCCGGCTGGTTCCGCGCGGTGGCCCGCCAGTTCCGCGGCCCGATCAGGAGCACTGATCGCTGAGCGGGTCGGCGCGGGTGCGACGTGACGCCGTGCCGGGTCACTCCTCGGTTTCCACGTGCGAATCCATGCCGCGCGAGCATCGGCACGTACTGTCGGAGCACTGCGCGGGCGCTGGAGAACACACGCCGCAGCCGGGTGGTGTCGAGAGCGGAGGAGTGGGTCATCGATCGATCCCGTCTGTGAGCGCGGACCCTGTCCCGCATCGGGCGATGTTCAGGTGCGTACGCGGCGCGTCGCGCTGAACGCGATCGGGTTCGACGGTGATCCACTGCGGGACGTTCTCGGCCGACGCGTCAGACCCGCTTGTCGTCGATGAGTGCGGCCAGCACTCCGAAACTGTCGTGCGCTTCGGCGCCCGCGACGGCTCGCTCGACGCCGCCCCGGGAGACCTCGAGCGGCTGCATGCGCGCGCCGGCTCCGGCGGTGCAGACGGCTGCGAGGTACAGCTCGGTGATGCTTGCGCGCTATAGGGTCCACATGCGATCAGCGTCGGCATGAACGCCCGCGGCGCTCAGCCCGGCCGTATAACGATCGACGAGGCCACGTTCGATCGTGCGCAGCAGATCCGGTTCGACCGACGCGTTGGCGAAGTAGGCGATGTCGCGGATACCCGCCCCGGCAGTCGCGATCTGCCAGTCCAGGAATCCTGGGCCGGAACTCTCGCAGAAGAGATTGCCCAGATGAGGGGCGCCATGGATCAGAGTCTGCGGCTGGGCGGCCCAGAAGGCATCGATATCGGCGCTGCGGTCCAGTCGGTAATCGTCGGGCCCGATGACTCGGACCCGGCCGGTGTAAACCGGGCCGTCACCGTTGCCGCCTTCGCAATCCACATCGGAGATCCTCGGCAAGCAAGGGTCGTACGAGGGATGGCAGTCGGGTCCGCACCATGCCCGTAACGGCGTTGTCGTCGACTTCGTCCCGGATGCCGGGACATCCTCGACGACCTGACCGAACCCCGCAGATCGACGAGCAGGGGCCGGGATTCAAGATCACGCTGATCGCAATCCTTCTGCGAAACGTTCTGCCTCTCTTACTGTTCGGCCAGCCCGCTGTGCGATCTGCTCGATGACCGGAACTTCGATCGGCTCCGCAGCGCCCACGGTGCGCCGACGATGCCTCGACCGGATTCGCGCCGCCTGCCGGGCGACGCGAAAGCCGGCGGGCGGTCGAGCGCCGCCCGACTCGGCTCTCGACGCCGACCTACGCCTGAATCGGAGTGATGGTGCAGCCAACCCCATGGACAGCCGATGACATTCGATCCGAAGCAGCGCCCAGCGGGGCGCCGCGGCTCGCCGGTCTCCGGACACGTCTGTCGATACTGGACGGCTACTGGGGGTATCTGGGCGCCGCGGCCGGCAGCATTGTCACACTGATCCTACTGTTCCAGCCGTGGCTGACCGCGGCGGGCGCCGACGGTAAGGCCAGCGTCGATGCCTTCGGCCGGATGACCGCGACCACGTCCTTCCTGAACGTGTGGTCGTCATCGCCGCCGCCCACCGCGCGGATCAGCGGCGCTTTCGCGATTCTTTCCGTGGCCGCGATCGTCATCACGGTCTGCACGGTGGCGGTGAATCTCCGGTATCGCACCGGGGCCCTCGCGCGACTGGCCACGATTTCCACGGTCACCGCCGCGGCTCTGGTCGCGCTCACGGTGCTCTACATCAACAGCAAAAGCCCCGAATTGCGGGCCATGCTCGCGCGCACCTCAGATCTCGGCGGGCAGGCCGGGATGGTCATGAGTTGGGCTTTCGGCAATGGCAGCCTCGTTGTGCCGGGGGTACGCCAAGTTTCCTACAACACCGCCGGACTCACGCCCTGGGCGATGCTCGCGGGCGCCACGTCGCTCGCCTCGGCGGTCGCAGCGCTCGCCCAGTGGATACGCGACCACCACCCGGCCACCTCTGTTCGCCTGCGGTGGCGCATCGCCATCGGTGAGTCGAAACCCTCGGGCGAGTCGGCACGGCAAGATCACTGAACCGTCGATGGAACGTTCTGCGCCACAGCGCCGAATGCCGTATCTCGAGCCGAGAGTATGTCGGTGATCGCGCTCATGACGCGGGCCGGTTCCTCGAGCGCGACGATCTGTGTCAGAGCGGATCCGGCGATTCGGGCGGCTTGTTCGCAGGCCTGGGCGCCGGTGCGGGCTCGGGCGATGTCGTCGGCGGCGCGGCCGGAACCGTTCAGCACGAGAACGGAGCGGCCGGCCGCGAGGCTGTGCAGTGCGTCGGTGTAGGCGATGGCGCCGCCGTTGACCAGCAGGGTCGTCGAGGGGCGCCCCGCCGCGATCGAGGTGGCGGCGGCCGCCAGCCACGGGGACTCGTCGCCCCATCGGGTGCCCGGCACGATGATCAGGTGGGTGTGCCGAGTCTCGGCGGACGCCGAGTCCGCGGAAGGCGGCTGCTTTCCGGGCAGTGTCACGGTGCCGGCCGCGGCGACGCCGATCAAGGGGAAGGAGGCGCGGGCGCGGGATCTGGCTTGCCCGATCAGCCGCATCACGCCCGCGTCGGTACCGCCGTCGACGACCGTGACGCCGAGCCGATCCAGCGTGGGCACGAGCTGACCCGAGCACAACGCGGCGAGCGCGGGCGGCGGCTCGGAACCCATGCCCGACGCGCCACCGACCACCACGAGTACGGGGCGGCTCAGAGCTATGCCGGCGCGTGACAGTTCCGCGTCGAGCGCTGCGGTCGAGGCGACCCGGATGACTTCGGGGCCGCTCATACCGGCTCGGTCACGCGTCTGGTGTGCACTTCTCGAGTGTGGCACGCGCCCGACACCGGGCACGTCACACGCGGGGACAGGTCGCACAGCGGGTTGGAGGACTCAATCGGGGTGGAAGGCGTCGGAGCCGACCTCGGCGGGGTCGAGCAGATGAGTGAGGAACAGGCGGGTGGTCGGCGTCGGGGTCCGGGTGGTGACGGCATGCCACGGGCGGTCCAGCGGGGTGCCGTCGACCGGCAGGACGCGCAGCACACCGTTCGCCAGGTCCTGCGAGATGGCGTCGCTGTGAATCAACGTGACGCCCAAGCCTTCTCGTGCGGCGGCCAGGACGGCGCCGTGTGATCCGAGGGTGAGCGTGGACGGTTCGATCCTGAGCCGGTCGAGCAGGCCGAGGGTGGCCTCGCGGGTGCCGGAGCCCCGGCCGCGCAGCAGCCATGTGGCGTGCAGGGGATCGAGTTCCGGCAGACCGACCACGACCAGGCGGCTGGGGCGCCGGGCGCGCACCACCAGTCCGGTGTCGCGCGGTGGACGGCCCGCGATGACGAGATCCGTTTCGTGGTGCTGCAATTCGAGGAACAGCGCGTCACGCGGGTGCACCGACAGGCTCAGCTCGATGTCGGGGAACCGGCGGCGGAACGTTGCGAGCGGACGCAGCAGGACGTATTCCCCCGCGGTGGCGACCACGCCGATGCGCAGGCGCCCGGTCTCGGCCCGGCGAACGGCGGCCTGCGCCTCCTTCATCAGTCCGAGGATGCCGCGGCAGTACTCGGCGTAGACGCGACCGGCTTCGGTGAGGGCGATGCCGCGCCCGGATTTCGCGATGAGCTTGGCGCCGAGCTGTTTCTCGATGTGCGCGACGGCCGCGGAGACGGCGGCCTCGGTGATGTGCAGCTGCGCCGCGGCCCGGCGAATACTGCCCTGGCGGGCGACGGCCAGGAAGGTTTCCATCCGAGCCGCGCTCACCATACCCATCGGACGACGGTAACAAACTCAATGAATTGGTTGGGTATTGCGAGAAACAATCAAATTGTTTGTCGGTGTCCGCCCCGTCATCCTGGAAATCCCAAGGCACGCCCGTTCGCCCGGGTGCGGGTGTCCCGCAGTGGCACAGCAGGAGGAACCATGGCTGAAGAGACCGAACGCGACCGCTGGGATCCGGGTGTCCAAACCTATGCGTCGATGGGCTATTACGCGCCCGACTACCAGCCGTCGGAGACCGACGTGCTCGCCGTGTTCCGGGTGACGCCGCAGCGTGGCGTCGACCCGATCGAGGCGGCCGCCGCCGTGGCCGGCGAATCCTCCACGGCGACTTGGACGGTGGTGTGGACCGACCGGCTCACCGCGCACTCGCGCTATCAGGCCAAGTGTTATCGCATCGACGAGGTGCCCGGCCGGCCGGGGGAGTACTTCGCCTATATCGCCTACGATCTCGATCTGTTCGAGGAAGGGTCGATCACGAACCTGACTTCCTCGATCATCGGCAACGTCTTCGGGTTCAAGCCGCTGCTCGCGCTGCGGCTCGAGGACATGCGCATTCCGGTGGCATACGTGAAGACGTTCCAGGGCCCGCCGCACGGCACGGTGATGGAACGCGAATATCTCAACAAATACGGCAGGCCGTTGCTCGGTGCGACGGTGAAACCGAAACTCGGGCTATCCGCGCGCAATTACGGACGGGTCATCTACGAGGCGTGCAAGGGCGGTCTGGATTTCACGAAGGACGACGAGAACATCAATTCGCAGCCGTTCATGCGCTGGCGCGACCGGTATCTGTTCGCGATGGAGGGCGTCAACCGCGCGACTGCCGAGACCGGCGAGATCAAAGGCCACTACCTGAACGTGACCGCCGCGTCGATGGAGCAGATGTACGAGCGGGCGGAGTTCGCCAAGGAACTCGGCAGCGTCGTGATCATGATGGACCTCACCGTCGGATTCACCGCGATGCAGTCGATGTCGCACTGGGCGCGCCGCAACGGGGTGCTGCTGCATCTGCATCGCGCGGGGCATTCCACCTACACCCGGCAGAAGACACATGGCGTCAGCTTCCGGGTGCTGGCCAAATGGTGCAGGCTGATCGGTGTCGATCATCTGCACGCGGGCACCGTGGTCGGGAAGCTGGAAGGCGATCCGGCGACGACGAAGGGGTTCTATGACACGTTGCGGGACAACCACATCCGGACCGAACCGGCCAACGGGATCTTCTTCGACCAGTACTGGGCGAGCCTGCCCGGCGTGATGCCGGTGGCTTCCGGCGGCATCCATGCCGGGCAGATGCATCAGCTGCTCGACTTGTTCGGCGACGACGTCGTGTTGCAGTTCGGCGGCGGCACGATCGGGCATCCGCTGGGCATCGCCGCGGGCGCCGAGGCGAACCGGGTCGCGCTGGAGGCGGTCGTCCAGGCCCGCAACGAAGGCCGTGACCTGCTGAAGGAGGGGCCTGAGGTGTTGCGGAAGGCGGCCGAGATCTGCCGTCCGCTCGATGTCGCGCTGGCGACCTGGGGCGATGTCACCTTCGACTACACCTCGACCGACGCGCCGGACGCCGTGCCGACCGCCAGCCGCTGAGCATCCCGAAAGGACGAGTCATGTACTTACGGCACGGAACGTTTTCCTACCTGCCGCCGTTGGCCGACGAACAGATCGCCGCCCAGGTGCGCTACGCGCTGCTCAACAGCTGGCCGGTCTCAATTGAGTACACCGACGATCCGCATCCGCGCAACGCCTACTGGGAGATGTGGGGATTGCCGCTGTTCGACCTGGACGAGCCCGACGGCGTGCTGGCCGAGATCGATGCGTGCCGGGCCACTTTCCCGCGCCATTACGTGCGGGTGCTGGCCTATGACGCCCGGTACACGAGGCAGACGACGGCGCTGAGCTTCCTGGTGCAACGCCCGCCCGACGAGCCCGGCTTCGTGCTGGCCCGCACCGAGGGCCCGGACCGTCAGCAGAGGTACGGCCTGCACTCGTATGCGACGACCGTCCGCCCGGGAGACCGGTATGGCGGCTGAGCGCAACGGCTCCGGATTCCGTCTGCACCGCCCGGGGGCCGACGCCTCCGGGGCGGTGCGGGCGGCGTCCGCCGAACCCGAGACACAGGAGATCCTCGGTGCGGACGCGGTGCTGGATCTGTCGACCGACATCGCCGGGCACGACGTCGAGGAGACGCTGGCCCGGCTGGACGCGGAACTGATCGGGTTGGCTCCGGTGAAGCGGCGGGTGCGTGAGATCGCGGCGCTGCTGCTGATCGATCGCGCGCGGCAGCGGTTCGGGCTGACATCGTCGCGGCCCACCATGCACATGAGCTTCACCGGCGGGCCCGGTACGGGTAAGACCACGGTGGCGTTGCGTATGGCGCAGATGTTGCACGCCCTGGGCTACATCCGCAAACCCAAGGTGCACACCGTCACCCGCGACGACCTCGTGGGCCAGTTCATCGGGCACACCGCGCCGAAGACGAAGGAGGCGCTGGCCAAGGCGGCGGGCGGTGTGCTGTTCGTCGACGAGGCCTACTACCTGTTCCGGCCGGAGAACGAACGCGACTATGGGCAGGAGGTAATCGAGATCCTGTTGCAGGAGATGGAGAACGAGCGCGCCAGCCTGGTGGTGATCTTCGCGGGATACCCGGATCGGATGGACCGCTTCTTCTCCGCCAACCCGGGCCTGTCCTCCCGGGTGGCCCACCACCTGGAGTTCGCCGACTACACCCACGCGGAACTGCTGGCCATCGCCGAAATCATGGTGGCCGCGGAGCACTTCCGGTTCGATGACGCGGCGCGGACGGCGTTCGGGGAGTACCTGGAACGCCGGATGGCTCGTCCGCGCTTCTCGAACGCGCGCAGCGTACGCAACGCCCTGGACCGCTGCCGGCTGCGGCAGGCCAAGCGTCTGGTCGAACTGCGCAGACCGCTGACCAAGACCGACCTGCTCACGCTGACCGACCGGGACGTATACGGCAGCAGCGTGTTCACCGGCACCGAGCTACCCGACGGGCCCACCGTGCGAGCCCCCCGGTGACGAGATCGAGGCGTTGTGCCAGAAGGACTGAAAACCCTCACCCGCTACACCATCGAGCAGGAACACCGGCATCCCGGATCATCCGGTGAGTTCTCCGCTTTGGTGAACGTGATCGCGACCGCGACGAAGATCATCGCCAATCAGGTCACCCGGGGTGCGATCGCCGGTTCGCTCGGCGCGGTGATCGATCCCGCCCTGCTCCCACCCGGCGATCCGGACCCTTCACCACCGACCGTGCACCGCGAGCTGGACGCGATCACCAACGACATCATGGTCGCCGAAACCCAGTGGACCGGACATCTTTCGGCGCTGCTGTCCGAACAGATCAGCGAGATCCATCCGGTGCCCGACGCCCATCGGCGGGGGAAGTACCTGCTGGCGTTCGATCCCCTGGACGGTTCGTCGAACATCGACGTGAACCTGCCGGTGGGCACGATCTTCAGCGTGCTGCGTGCGCCGGCGCGTAGCAAGGATGGCCAGAAGCCCCCGGCGGCCGTCGATTTCCTCCAGGCGGGCGTCGAACAGGTGTGCGCGGGCTTCACCCTGTACGGGCCTGCGACGATGCTGGTGCTGACGACCGGCAACGGGGTGGACGGGTTCACCCTGGACCGCGAGATCGGCGCGTTCGTGCTGACCCACCCGCGGATGCGCATCCCCGAGGACACCTCCGGTTTCGCGATCAACGCGGCCAACGAACGGTTCTGGGAGCGGCCGGTGCGCCGCTACGTGCACGAGTGCCTCGACGGTGTCGACGGCCCGCGCGAGCGGGATTTCAACATGCGCTGGGTTGCCTCGCTGGTCGCCGACACCTTCCATATCCTCACCCGCGGCGGGGTCTACCTGTATCCGCGCGACACACGCCCGCCTGCGCGTCCGGGCCGGGTGGCATTGCTCTACGGCGCCAACCCGATCGCGTTCATCGTCGAACAGGCCGGCGGCGCGGCGACTACCGGCAGCGAGCGGGTGCTGGAGGTGGCGCCGGACGACGTCCACCAGCGGGTGCCACTGATCTTCGGTTCCCGCAATGAAGTGGAGCGCATCGTGCGGTATCACCGCGAACCCGACGAGGGCCCCAGCTTCGACAGCTCGCTGTTCGGAACGCGGTC
Encoded here:
- a CDS encoding fatty acid desaturase; amino-acid sequence: MTERRAGNAVRAQRRDDGRRIGSWLTAGAVVLNLLQLFALPLLLLPLDPAWGWALLPSALLTTTFWSLIHEAVHGNLHHRRSLNDRYGRVLAVLYGSPFALLKAGHLLHHRYSRTRERAEVYDPATSSWAKAAPGYYLRLFGGLYLLEVAALVLAALPAAAVRRLARAVDRPDTVAGPLLGRVAQAEVFRRFRIDAAVITVLYGAAFVAYGSHGWMLLAALAGRGVIVSLSDNAYHYGTDLDEPLEALDLELPAPLEVLALSFNLHGLHHRHPGLRWYELRPVFDAEGGRYDSGWFRAVARQFRGPIRSTDR
- a CDS encoding aminoglycoside phosphotransferase family protein; this encodes MDCEGGNGDGPVYTGRVRVIGPDDYRLDRSADIDAFWAAQPQTLIHGAPHLGNLFCESSGPGFLDWQIATAGAGIRDIAYFANASVEPDLLRTIERGLVDRYTAGLSAAGVHADADRMWTL
- a CDS encoding LysR family transcriptional regulator — protein: METFLAVARQGSIRRAAAQLHITEAAVSAAVAHIEKQLGAKLIAKSGRGIALTEAGRVYAEYCRGILGLMKEAQAAVRRAETGRLRIGVVATAGEYVLLRPLATFRRRFPDIELSLSVHPRDALFLELQHHETDLVIAGRPPRDTGLVVRARRPSRLVVVGLPELDPLHATWLLRGRGSGTREATLGLLDRLRIEPSTLTLGSHGAVLAAAREGLGVTLIHSDAISQDLANGVLRVLPVDGTPLDRPWHAVTTRTPTPTTRLFLTHLLDPAEVGSDAFHPD
- a CDS encoding form I ribulose bisphosphate carboxylase large subunit — encoded protein: MAEETERDRWDPGVQTYASMGYYAPDYQPSETDVLAVFRVTPQRGVDPIEAAAAVAGESSTATWTVVWTDRLTAHSRYQAKCYRIDEVPGRPGEYFAYIAYDLDLFEEGSITNLTSSIIGNVFGFKPLLALRLEDMRIPVAYVKTFQGPPHGTVMEREYLNKYGRPLLGATVKPKLGLSARNYGRVIYEACKGGLDFTKDDENINSQPFMRWRDRYLFAMEGVNRATAETGEIKGHYLNVTAASMEQMYERAEFAKELGSVVIMMDLTVGFTAMQSMSHWARRNGVLLHLHRAGHSTYTRQKTHGVSFRVLAKWCRLIGVDHLHAGTVVGKLEGDPATTKGFYDTLRDNHIRTEPANGIFFDQYWASLPGVMPVASGGIHAGQMHQLLDLFGDDVVLQFGGGTIGHPLGIAAGAEANRVALEAVVQARNEGRDLLKEGPEVLRKAAEICRPLDVALATWGDVTFDYTSTDAPDAVPTASR
- a CDS encoding ribulose bisphosphate carboxylase small subunit, with the translated sequence MYLRHGTFSYLPPLADEQIAAQVRYALLNSWPVSIEYTDDPHPRNAYWEMWGLPLFDLDEPDGVLAEIDACRATFPRHYVRVLAYDARYTRQTTALSFLVQRPPDEPGFVLARTEGPDRQQRYGLHSYATTVRPGDRYGG
- a CDS encoding AAA family ATPase; this translates as MAAERNGSGFRLHRPGADASGAVRAASAEPETQEILGADAVLDLSTDIAGHDVEETLARLDAELIGLAPVKRRVREIAALLLIDRARQRFGLTSSRPTMHMSFTGGPGTGKTTVALRMAQMLHALGYIRKPKVHTVTRDDLVGQFIGHTAPKTKEALAKAAGGVLFVDEAYYLFRPENERDYGQEVIEILLQEMENERASLVVIFAGYPDRMDRFFSANPGLSSRVAHHLEFADYTHAELLAIAEIMVAAEHFRFDDAARTAFGEYLERRMARPRFSNARSVRNALDRCRLRQAKRLVELRRPLTKTDLLTLTDRDVYGSSVFTGTELPDGPTVRAPR
- a CDS encoding class 1 fructose-bisphosphatase, yielding MPEGLKTLTRYTIEQEHRHPGSSGEFSALVNVIATATKIIANQVTRGAIAGSLGAVIDPALLPPGDPDPSPPTVHRELDAITNDIMVAETQWTGHLSALLSEQISEIHPVPDAHRRGKYLLAFDPLDGSSNIDVNLPVGTIFSVLRAPARSKDGQKPPAAVDFLQAGVEQVCAGFTLYGPATMLVLTTGNGVDGFTLDREIGAFVLTHPRMRIPEDTSGFAINAANERFWERPVRRYVHECLDGVDGPRERDFNMRWVASLVADTFHILTRGGVYLYPRDTRPPARPGRVALLYGANPIAFIVEQAGGAATTGSERVLEVAPDDVHQRVPLIFGSRNEVERIVRYHREPDEGPSFDSSLFGTRSLFRPARR